The genomic DNA CAGTAGGCCGTTCACTGGCAGTAACCGTTGTTTCTGTTACACGGAAAGTCTTCTGGTGTTGCGAGCACGTAACGACAGTGCGGCGGCAGGAAATTGACAGGCGATCTGGGACGCCTAGAGTGCCGACGGTGAACCTGGATCGGCGATGGTGGATCGCAATCGGCGTCGTGGTGGTTGCCCTGATCGCCCTGGTGGTGTCACGGACGTTCTTCTCGGGACCGTCCGAGGAGTGCCGTCCGGTTGCCGACCTGCTGGCGTTCAACGCGGAGCAGACCGAGCGGATCACGTCGCGGCTGTCGGAGAACGAGGGCCTGCCGACCGCGACCGACGACATCGCCTACCAGGCGTGGGCGGACGGGCTGGCCGAGCGGGCGCAGCGGGTCACCTCGCCCGAGCTGGCGAAGACCAGCACCGACCTCGCGATCCTCGCCGACGAATTCGTCCGCGGACTGCCCGAGCTGCGGGCCAAGGCCGAGTCGCAGGCACCCGGCGCGCCCACGCCGCCGGAGATGTATCAGATGGAGGCGACCAACGCCCGGGTCTCCGACAAGCTCGCGGAGCTGTCGGCCGCCTGCTCCTGACCGGTCACAGGACGACCGCGCTGCCCCACGTGCCCGAGAAGGCGATCTGCTCGAGAGATAGCCGTTCGCGCGGTTGCGAGTCCCGCTCGACGACCTTGGGCTCAGCCGTCGCGTAGTCGCCCAGCGAGCCAACCGCGACGACCGCGAGCGGGCGGACTCCGGCGGGTACTGCGAAGGCCGCGCTTGCCGCGTCGGCGTCGAAGCCGGCCATCGGGTGTGCGACCAACCCGCGGGACACGGCCTCGGCGGTGAGGTTGGCGATCGCCGCCCCGGCGTCGACCGCGGCGTACAGCGCGGTCTTCTCGTCGTCGCCCTCGTCGGCGCAGACCAGGATCAGCAGGCCCGCGGCGTGGGCGTAGGAGTTCCCGCGCTTGAGCGTCGCTGCCAAGGCGCCGAACGTGTCGTCGCCGCGCAGCCCCACCACGAAGCGGACCGGCTGCCGGTGGCCCCACGTCGCCGACCAACGGGCAGCCTCGAGCAGCGCGGTCACCTCGACCGTGGACACGGTCGCGTCGGCGTCGAAGGCCCGCGGGCTCCAGCGGTCGGCGAGTTCCCGGTGGATCGGCACCCGCGTCCGGGCAGTCCGGTCGGCGGGGCGCGCAGTCACGGTGATTCACGCTACCCGCGGGGGAGCCCGGCCGGCTGTGGAGGAAAACCGGATGCCATTACCCCTTATCCTTGACGGGAAACTCGGTAGGGACCCAGGGAAGGCTCGATAGTGGCGCTCGTCGTCCAGAAGTACGGCGGATCGTCGGTGGCCGACGCCGACCGGATCCGTCGCGTCGCCGAGCGCATCGTCGAGACGAAGAAGGCGGGCAACGACGTCGTCGTGGTCGTGTCCGCGATGGGCGACACCACCGACGACCTGCTCGATCTCGCGCGCCAGGTCAGCCCCGCGCCCCCGGCCCGTGAGATGGACATGCTGCTCACCTCGGGCGAGCGCATCTCCAACGCGCTCGTCGCGATGGCCATCTCCTCGCTGGGCGCCGAAGCGCGGTCGTTCACGGGCTCGCAGGCCGGCGTCATTACCACCAGCACCCACGGCAACGCCAAGATCATCGACGTCACACCGGGCCGGCTCCGGGAGGCGCTCGACGAGGGCCTGATCGTGCTGGTCGCCGGTTTCCAGGGCGTGAGCCAGGACAGCAAGGACGTCACCACGCTCGGCCGCGGTGGCTCGGACACCACCGCCGTCGCGCTGGCCGCGGCATTGAACGCCGACGTCTGCGAGATCTACACCGACGTGGACGGCATCTTCACCGCCGACCCGCGGATCGTGCCCAACGCGCGGCACCTCGAGACCGTCAGCTTCGAGGAGATGCTCGAGATGGCCGCGGCGGGTGCGAAGGTGCTCATGCTGCGCTGCGTGGAATACGCCCGCCGGTACGACGTTCCGATCCACGTGCGGTCGTCGTACTCGGACAAGCCGGGCACGCTCGTCAAAGGATCGATGGAGGACATCCCCATGGAAGACGCCATTCTCACCGGGGTAGCCCATGACCGCAGCGAGGCGAAGGTGACCGTCG from Mycolicibacterium arabiense includes the following:
- a CDS encoding aspartate kinase produces the protein MALVVQKYGGSSVADADRIRRVAERIVETKKAGNDVVVVVSAMGDTTDDLLDLARQVSPAPPAREMDMLLTSGERISNALVAMAISSLGAEARSFTGSQAGVITTSTHGNAKIIDVTPGRLREALDEGLIVLVAGFQGVSQDSKDVTTLGRGGSDTTAVALAAALNADVCEIYTDVDGIFTADPRIVPNARHLETVSFEEMLEMAAAGAKVLMLRCVEYARRYDVPIHVRSSYSDKPGTLVKGSMEDIPMEDAILTGVAHDRSEAKVTVVGLPDVPGYAAQVFRAVADADVNIDMVLQNISKVEDGKTDITFTCSRESGPGAVAKLTALKDDIGFSAVLYDDHIGKVSLVGAGMRSHPGVTATFCEALAAVGVNIDLISTSEIRISVLVKDTELDKAVAALHEAFGLGGEEVAVVYAGSGI
- a CDS encoding nitroreductase family protein, whose amino-acid sequence is MTARPADRTARTRVPIHRELADRWSPRAFDADATVSTVEVTALLEAARWSATWGHRQPVRFVVGLRGDDTFGALAATLKRGNSYAHAAGLLILVCADEGDDEKTALYAAVDAGAAIANLTAEAVSRGLVAHPMAGFDADAASAAFAVPAGVRPLAVVAVGSLGDYATAEPKVVERDSQPRERLSLEQIAFSGTWGSAVVL